A region of Denticeps clupeoides chromosome 19, fDenClu1.1, whole genome shotgun sequence DNA encodes the following proteins:
- the LOC114769476 gene encoding olfactory receptor 11H6-like gives MVNSSSDVLFTLSGFNETMQYRHLVFSVCLVCYFLIVFINITLVLTVILEKSLHEPMYIFLCNLCINGVYSTTGFYPKFLADLLSGLYTISYSGCLLQIMVIYSSVQCDYIILTAMAYDRYVAICRPLEYHTIMTSQKAAKLLLVCWIVPLCSISIIVIISSTLILCGFHIDKLYCENWSIVKLSCFPSTVTNVMGYTLMLAYFSCFLYILYTYFRLIRTCWRSNGDKSKFMQTCVPHVLVLCNVTIALLFDLLYTRYGSRNLPQNLKNFMAIEFLVIPPLINPLIYGLQLTKVRNVVLKVFYKNYGIAKS, from the coding sequence ATGGTGAATTCATCTTCTGATGTTCTTTTTACCCTTTCTGGATTTAATGAGACAATGCAATACAGGCACCTCGTTTTTTCAGTGTGCCTGGTTTGCTATTTCCTCATTGTGTTTATTAACATTACCCTGGTACTGACGGTTATCTTAGAGAAAAGTCTCCACGAGCCGATGTACATTTTCCTTTGCAACTTATGCATTAATGGTGTCTACAGCACCACAGGCTTCTATCCAAAGTTCTTGGCAGATTTGTTGTCTGGTCTGTATACAATCTCATACTCTGGGTGTCTTCTTCAAATAATGGTCATTTACTCTTCAGTTCAGTGtgattacattattttaacagcCATGGCTTATGACAGGTATGTGGCTATATGTAGACCGTTGGAGTATCACACCATAATGACGAGTCAGAAAGCTGCCAAATTGTTGCTTGTGTGTTGGATTGTTCCACTTTGCAGTATATCCATTATTGTTATAATAAGCTCAACATTAATTTTATGCGGATTCCACATTGACAAGCTCTATTGCGAGAACTGGTCTATTGTAAAGCTGTCCTGTTTTCCATCCACTGTTACGAATGTTATGGGATACACTTTGATGCTTGCAtatttttcctgctttctttatattttgtatACATACTTCAGATTAATCAGAACATGTTGGAGGTCAAATGGTGACAAAAGTAAGTTCATGCAGACGTGTGTTCCACATGTCCTTGTTTTATGCAATGTCACAATCGCCCTGTTGTTTGACCTGTTGTACACCCGATACGGATCACGGAATTTGCCACAGAACCTGAAGAATTTCATGGCAATAGAGTTCCTGGTCATTCCTCCACTGATAAATCCTCTCATATATGGACTCCAGCTGACTAAAGTAAGAAATGTGGTGTTGAAGGTGTTTTATAAAAATTATGGAATAGCAAAAAGCTGA